The following proteins come from a genomic window of Synechococcus sp. NB0720_010:
- the ispG gene encoding (E)-4-hydroxy-3-methylbut-2-enyl-diphosphate synthase, whose amino-acid sequence MTASLTATPEAGQLSSRYDTVIRRRQTRSVRVGDLWIGSEHPVVVQSMINEDTLDIEGATAGIRRLHEAGCEIVRVTVPSLAHAKAMGEIRKRLEDTYQPVPLVADVHHNGMKIALEVANHVDKVRINPGLFVFDKPDPNRTEFTPEEIAQIGDRITETFEPLVSLLKAQDKALRIGVNHGSLAERMLFTYGDTPLGMVESALEFIRICDRLDFHNIVVSMKASRAPVMLAAYRMMADRMDAEGFNYPLHLGVTEAGDGDYGRIKSTAGIATLLADGLGDTIRVSLTEAPEKEIPVCYSILQSLGLRKTMVEYVSCPSCGRTLFNLEDVLNKVRNATSHLTGLDIAVMGCIVNGPGEMADADYGYVGKTPGVISLYRGRDEIRRVPEAEGVEALIALIKDDGRWVDP is encoded by the coding sequence ATGACTGCCTCTCTCACCGCAACGCCCGAGGCGGGGCAGCTGTCGTCCCGTTACGACACGGTCATCCGCCGCCGCCAGACCCGCAGCGTTCGGGTGGGCGACCTCTGGATCGGCAGCGAGCACCCTGTGGTGGTGCAGTCGATGATCAACGAGGACACCCTCGACATCGAGGGGGCCACCGCTGGGATCCGTCGCTTGCATGAGGCGGGCTGCGAGATCGTTCGCGTCACCGTTCCGTCCTTGGCCCACGCCAAGGCGATGGGGGAGATCCGCAAGCGCCTGGAAGACACCTATCAGCCCGTTCCCCTGGTGGCTGATGTGCACCACAACGGCATGAAGATCGCCCTGGAAGTGGCGAACCATGTCGACAAGGTCCGGATCAACCCGGGCTTGTTTGTCTTTGACAAGCCGGATCCGAATCGGACCGAGTTCACCCCCGAAGAGATCGCCCAGATCGGTGATCGCATCACCGAGACCTTTGAACCCCTGGTCAGCCTCCTGAAGGCCCAGGACAAGGCCCTGCGCATTGGCGTCAACCACGGCTCCCTGGCGGAGCGGATGCTGTTCACCTACGGCGACACCCCCCTGGGGATGGTGGAGAGCGCCCTGGAGTTCATCCGCATCTGCGACCGCCTCGACTTCCACAACATCGTGGTCTCGATGAAGGCTTCGCGGGCTCCAGTGATGCTGGCCGCCTACCGGATGATGGCCGACCGGATGGATGCCGAGGGCTTCAACTACCCCCTGCACCTCGGGGTGACAGAAGCCGGTGACGGTGATTACGGCCGGATCAAGAGCACCGCTGGCATTGCCACCCTGTTGGCCGATGGCCTGGGAGACACGATCCGGGTGTCGCTGACCGAGGCACCGGAGAAGGAAATCCCTGTCTGCTACTCGATCCTGCAGTCCCTGGGTCTGCGCAAGACCATGGTCGAGTACGTCAGCTGCCCCAGCTGCGGACGCACGTTGTTCAACCTGGAGGACGTGCTCAACAAGGTGCGCAACGCCACCTCCCACCTCACGGGTCTCGACATCGCTGTGATGGGCTGCATTGTCAACGGCCCCGGTGAGATGGCCGATGCCGATTACGGCTACGTCGGTAAAACCCCCGGTGTGATTTCGCTCTACCGCGGCCGCGACGAGATCCGCCGGGTTCCAGAGGCCGAGGGCGTGGAGGCTTTGATTGCCTTGATCAAGGACGACGGCCGTTGGGTCGATCCCTGA
- a CDS encoding uracil-DNA glycosylase family protein, with protein MTATSLEQDLASLAESCDACRLCKLGSSRSQVVVSRGNPQARLMVIGEGPGAQEDEQGQPFVGRSGQLLDRMLESVGIDSNRDAYVCNIVKCRPPENRKPTALEMASCKPWLDRQIALVDPAVILLAGATAVEGLLGIKGGMTKIRGQWRQWEGRWLMPVFHPSYLLRNPSKERGAPKWLTWQDLQDVQRRLAQLDAPL; from the coding sequence ATGACGGCCACCTCCCTTGAACAGGACCTGGCGTCCTTGGCGGAGAGCTGCGATGCCTGTCGCCTCTGCAAGTTGGGCTCCAGCCGCAGCCAGGTCGTGGTCAGCCGCGGCAATCCCCAGGCGCGCCTGATGGTCATCGGCGAGGGTCCTGGTGCTCAGGAGGATGAACAGGGACAGCCCTTTGTGGGCCGCTCCGGCCAGCTGCTGGATCGCATGCTCGAGAGCGTGGGCATCGACAGCAATCGCGACGCCTACGTCTGCAACATCGTCAAGTGCCGGCCACCGGAGAACCGCAAGCCCACGGCCTTGGAGATGGCCTCATGCAAGCCCTGGTTGGATCGTCAAATCGCCCTGGTGGATCCCGCGGTCATCCTGTTGGCCGGGGCGACGGCCGTGGAGGGCCTACTGGGCATCAAGGGAGGAATGACCAAGATTCGCGGTCAGTGGCGCCAATGGGAGGGCCGTTGGTTGATGCCCGTCTTCCACCCCTCCTACCTGCTGCGCAATCCCTCCAAGGAGCGCGGTGCCCCGAAGTGGCTCACCTGGCAGGACCTGCAGGATGTGCAGCGCCGCCTGGCCCAATTGGACGCTCCGTTGTGA
- a CDS encoding VOC family protein has protein sequence MSPLTSPTVGLVLAADDPEALARFYGSVCLAPLQAGLSASHCRLPLPGSGWLEIYAPSRSRPLARQRGRLALAIQLSGGASGLQAAVERAQAQGAALLEPPRQEPFGWEAWLNDPEGNALLLIARETRE, from the coding sequence ATGTCTCCACTGACCTCCCCGACCGTTGGCCTGGTGTTGGCGGCGGATGACCCCGAGGCCTTGGCCCGTTTCTACGGCTCCGTCTGCCTCGCGCCGCTGCAGGCCGGCTTGAGTGCTAGCCACTGCCGGCTGCCCTTGCCCGGTTCGGGCTGGCTGGAGATCTACGCCCCCAGTCGCTCCAGACCACTCGCTCGCCAACGGGGACGTCTCGCCCTGGCGATCCAGCTCAGCGGTGGTGCATCCGGCCTTCAGGCTGCGGTCGAGCGGGCTCAGGCCCAGGGCGCTGCCCTGCTGGAGCCCCCGCGTCAGGAGCCCTTCGGTTGGGAGGCCTGGTTGAACGATCCCGAAGGCAACGCCCTGCTGCTGATTGCTAGAGAGACTCGCGAGTGA
- a CDS encoding pyridoxal phosphate-dependent aminotransferase, with the protein MPRPLKLSARAEALQPSLTLAIAARAKALKAEGRDICSLSAGEPDFDTPAFIRQAAAQALKSGLTRYGPAAGEPPLREAIAQKLTQENQVPTSADQVLVTNGGKQALYNLFQVLLEPGDELLLPAPYWLSYPEIARLAGASVRLIPSSATEGFRLDPERLEAAITPASKLLVLNSPGNPTGAVLSRSDLEAIAAVLRRHPQVAVVCDEIYEFLLAPGHSHHSFAAVAPDLADRVFTVNGFAKGWAMTGWRIGWLAGNSSVLKAASALQSQSTSNVCTFAQYGALAAVTGSRECVQTMAAQFTHRRQLLSDGLQAIAGVQLLPPQGAFYAFPNISSTGLDSMRFCERLLDEQGLAVVPGGAFGDNDCIRLSCAASDATIQDGLTRLQRFIEQL; encoded by the coding sequence ATGCCGCGCCCGTTGAAACTCTCCGCCCGGGCCGAAGCGCTGCAGCCCTCGTTGACGCTGGCCATCGCGGCCCGCGCAAAGGCCCTGAAGGCCGAGGGACGCGACATCTGCAGCCTGAGCGCAGGTGAGCCGGACTTTGATACCCCAGCCTTCATCCGCCAGGCCGCGGCCCAGGCCCTCAAGAGTGGCCTGACCCGCTACGGCCCGGCCGCCGGCGAGCCGCCCCTGCGGGAAGCCATTGCCCAGAAGCTGACCCAGGAGAACCAGGTCCCCACCAGCGCGGATCAGGTGCTGGTCACCAACGGCGGCAAACAGGCCCTCTACAACCTGTTTCAGGTGCTGCTGGAGCCCGGTGATGAACTGCTGCTCCCTGCGCCCTACTGGCTGAGCTACCCGGAGATTGCGCGGTTGGCTGGCGCCTCAGTGCGCTTGATCCCCAGCTCAGCCACAGAAGGATTCCGGCTCGACCCCGAACGGCTGGAGGCAGCGATCACGCCGGCCAGCAAGTTGCTCGTGCTCAATAGCCCGGGCAACCCCACCGGTGCGGTGCTCAGCCGCAGTGACCTCGAAGCGATCGCCGCAGTCCTCCGGCGCCATCCCCAGGTGGCGGTGGTCTGCGATGAGATCTACGAATTTCTGCTGGCACCCGGCCACAGCCACCACAGCTTCGCGGCGGTCGCACCGGACCTGGCGGATCGGGTCTTCACCGTCAATGGCTTCGCCAAGGGCTGGGCGATGACCGGCTGGCGGATCGGCTGGCTGGCCGGCAACAGCAGCGTTCTCAAGGCAGCCAGCGCCCTGCAGAGCCAGAGCACCAGCAACGTCTGCACCTTTGCCCAGTACGGAGCCCTGGCGGCGGTGACGGGCTCGCGCGAGTGCGTCCAAACCATGGCGGCTCAATTCACCCACCGCCGTCAGCTGCTCAGCGATGGCCTCCAGGCCATCGCCGGTGTGCAACTCCTGCCGCCCCAGGGGGCGTTCTACGCCTTCCCCAACATCAGCAGCACCGGCCTGGACTCAATGCGCTTCTGTGAGCGGCTGCTCGATGAGCAGGGCCTGGCGGTGGTGCCCGGTGGCGCCTTTGGTGACAACGACTGCATTCGCCTCTCCTGCGCCGCCTCGGACGCCACCATCCAGGACGGACTGACACGGTTGCAGCGCTTCATCGAACAGCTCTAA
- a CDS encoding putative selenate ABC transporter substrate-binding protein, translating to MTIRLTGRERWAAAAVGVSLALLPVATPLPLSSAFTPAAVAQTNKPVLRVGAIPDQKPEKLNRLYGLVANELSKQLNVDVKYVPVTNYAAAVSAFRTGNLDLVWFGGLTGVQARLQKPGSQVIAQRDIDAKFQSVFIANRKSQLKPISSINGLKELMGKRVTFGSQSSTSGRLMPQYFLAQAGVKPSQFAGGAPGFSGSHDATVALVQSGAYDAGALNKQVWEANLASGKANKAKVYAIWTTPDYPDYHWIAQPDLNQRFGAGFSTKLRQAILSWRSSNPEQKAILELFGAQRFIGAKASDYAKIEQVGRQMGKIR from the coding sequence ATGACCATCCGCTTGACAGGCCGAGAACGTTGGGCCGCCGCGGCCGTGGGCGTTTCGCTTGCGCTGCTGCCGGTGGCCACACCTCTGCCCTTGAGCAGTGCCTTCACCCCCGCAGCCGTCGCCCAGACCAACAAGCCGGTGCTGCGCGTTGGCGCCATCCCCGATCAGAAGCCCGAGAAGCTGAACCGGCTCTACGGATTGGTGGCCAATGAACTCAGCAAGCAGCTGAATGTCGACGTCAAATATGTCCCCGTCACGAACTACGCCGCGGCGGTCAGTGCCTTCCGCACCGGCAATTTGGATCTGGTCTGGTTTGGCGGCCTTACCGGTGTCCAGGCCCGGCTGCAAAAGCCCGGCTCCCAGGTGATCGCCCAGCGCGACATCGACGCCAAATTCCAATCGGTCTTCATCGCCAACCGCAAGAGCCAGCTCAAGCCCATCAGCAGCATCAACGGCCTGAAGGAGCTCATGGGCAAGCGCGTCACCTTCGGATCGCAGAGCTCCACCTCAGGGCGGCTGATGCCCCAGTACTTCCTGGCGCAGGCCGGGGTGAAGCCCAGCCAGTTCGCCGGTGGAGCCCCCGGTTTCAGCGGCAGCCATGACGCCACCGTGGCCCTGGTGCAAAGCGGCGCCTATGACGCCGGCGCCCTGAACAAACAGGTCTGGGAAGCCAACCTGGCCAGCGGCAAGGCCAACAAGGCCAAGGTCTACGCGATCTGGACCACCCCCGACTATCCCGACTACCACTGGATCGCCCAGCCCGACCTCAACCAGCGCTTCGGAGCCGGCTTCAGCACGAAGCTGCGTCAGGCGATCTTGAGCTGGCGCAGCAGCAACCCTGAGCAGAAGGCCATCCTGGAGCTCTTCGGGGCCCAACGCTTCATCGGGGCGAAGGCCAGCGATTACGCCAAGATCGAGCAGGTCGGCCGGCAGATGGGCAAGATCCGCTGA
- a CDS encoding phosphonate ABC transporter ATP-binding protein: MDAPVLELRGVSVKGRQQPRLDQVQLSLHAGERLALLGPSGAGKSTLLAVANGLLQADQGQVLWGGEALSRRPRIKRRQQRQIGTLWQDLRLIEELSVQQNLNCGRLAQWGWPKALLNLLLPIETEACAAALRQLDLDPALLAQSVGQLSGGQRQRVAIARLLRQDPLLWLADEPLSSLDPRLAGELLQLLLEQTAAPRALVMSLHRPDLLAGFSRVVGLREGRILFDCAPEQLEPQALQRLYAGSTTP; this comes from the coding sequence ATGGATGCGCCCGTCCTGGAATTGCGGGGGGTGAGCGTCAAGGGACGCCAACAGCCCAGGCTGGATCAGGTTCAGCTCAGCCTTCACGCCGGTGAACGACTGGCGCTGCTCGGCCCCAGCGGTGCGGGCAAAAGCACCCTGCTGGCCGTCGCCAATGGCCTACTCCAGGCCGATCAAGGTCAAGTGCTCTGGGGCGGGGAGGCCCTGTCCAGGCGCCCCCGGATCAAACGGCGCCAACAGCGACAGATCGGAACGCTCTGGCAGGACCTACGCCTGATTGAGGAGCTCAGCGTTCAACAAAACCTGAACTGCGGCCGACTCGCGCAGTGGGGCTGGCCGAAGGCCCTGCTGAACCTGCTCCTTCCCATAGAAACCGAGGCCTGCGCAGCCGCCCTGCGGCAACTCGATCTCGATCCCGCTCTGTTGGCGCAATCGGTGGGACAGCTCTCTGGCGGACAACGCCAACGGGTTGCCATCGCTCGGCTGCTGCGTCAGGACCCTCTGCTCTGGCTCGCCGATGAACCCCTCTCCAGCCTTGATCCCCGCTTGGCAGGGGAGTTGCTCCAGCTCCTGCTGGAGCAGACCGCGGCGCCACGGGCGCTGGTGATGAGCCTGCACAGGCCGGACCTGCTGGCGGGATTTAGCCGCGTGGTGGGTCTGCGGGAGGGACGCATCCTGTTTGATTGCGCGCCGGAGCAACTCGAGCCGCAGGCCCTGCAGCGTCTCTACGCCGGAAGCACGACCCCTTGA
- a CDS encoding phosphonate ABC transporter, which translates to MKIAPPLQVLIPAGVILPLALVLPGLCHGGGWELIGAFAEAALHPSLDPVVVDSLLRGLGVTVGVALLSWSLSLMLGLLLGLASSRLIWSTLSGTALPAELLRRLLAIPRSIHELIWGLLLLQVLGLQPAVAVLAIVIPYGALVARVISDQLDALPDQTLKALLSAGSAGPAALLTAMGPPLLPGVVSYGGYRLECALRSATLLGVFGLGGLGNELLLTLQSLEFRELWSGLWLLLAVMLSLESLIRALRQRWGLANRFGQAQPGVGRQGREILLLLGLLLPLMLAISHSLGIEPAALLHWQPLPPLHSQHWQEALALPWGRLIGNTLLLTVLSACLAVGGPPLLLLLVAPWRLAQPLLRLLWALGRLWPPPLTALLLLFVFKPGIWTAALALGFHNLGILGRLLLEGAESCSGAAEDALHGQGVGARVALLYGRFSALARSYLAYGAYRSDVILRETVVVGLMAGTGLGTQLQESLSSFAWDQIALLLVAYAALTLVGEDLSDRARRRLL; encoded by the coding sequence TTGAAGATCGCGCCGCCACTCCAGGTCCTGATCCCCGCTGGGGTGATCCTGCCCCTGGCCCTGGTGCTGCCAGGGCTCTGCCATGGCGGCGGCTGGGAATTGATTGGCGCCTTCGCCGAGGCAGCCCTGCACCCGTCGCTCGATCCAGTCGTGGTCGACTCCCTGCTCAGGGGACTGGGCGTCACAGTCGGTGTGGCGCTGTTGAGCTGGTCCCTGAGCCTGATGCTGGGACTGCTGCTGGGGCTGGCCAGCTCGCGGCTGATCTGGAGCACCCTGAGTGGCACTGCGCTGCCTGCGGAGCTGCTGCGCCGACTCCTGGCGATCCCCCGCTCAATCCATGAGCTGATCTGGGGTCTACTGCTGCTGCAGGTGCTGGGGCTGCAGCCCGCCGTGGCGGTGCTGGCGATCGTGATTCCCTATGGCGCCCTGGTGGCCCGGGTGATCAGCGATCAACTCGATGCCTTACCCGATCAGACCCTGAAGGCCCTCTTGAGTGCCGGCAGTGCTGGCCCGGCGGCCCTGCTGACGGCCATGGGACCGCCCCTCCTGCCTGGAGTGGTCAGCTACGGCGGCTACAGGCTCGAATGCGCCCTGCGCAGCGCCACGCTGCTGGGGGTGTTTGGTCTTGGGGGCCTGGGCAACGAACTGCTGCTCACCCTGCAGTCCTTGGAATTTCGCGAGCTCTGGAGTGGCCTCTGGCTCCTGCTAGCGGTGATGCTGAGCCTGGAGAGCCTGATCCGCGCCCTGCGGCAGCGCTGGGGACTGGCCAACCGCTTTGGTCAAGCCCAGCCCGGTGTGGGACGGCAAGGCCGGGAGATCCTGCTTCTGCTTGGGCTCCTGCTCCCCCTGATGCTGGCGATCAGCCACAGCCTGGGGATTGAGCCAGCGGCCCTACTGCATTGGCAACCGCTGCCGCCGCTGCATTCCCAGCACTGGCAGGAGGCCCTCGCCCTTCCCTGGGGGCGACTGATCGGCAACACCCTGCTGCTCACGGTCCTCTCGGCCTGCTTAGCCGTCGGCGGTCCTCCGCTGCTGCTCCTGCTGGTCGCGCCGTGGCGCCTGGCTCAGCCGCTGCTCAGGCTGCTCTGGGCCCTGGGGCGACTCTGGCCACCGCCGCTCACGGCGCTGTTGCTGCTGTTTGTCTTCAAACCGGGGATCTGGACAGCGGCCCTGGCCTTGGGGTTTCACAACCTCGGGATCTTGGGTCGCCTGTTGCTAGAGGGCGCAGAGTCCTGCAGCGGCGCAGCCGAGGACGCCCTGCACGGCCAAGGTGTCGGGGCACGGGTGGCTCTGCTCTACGGGCGTTTCAGCGCTTTGGCGCGCTCCTATCTGGCCTATGGCGCCTACCGCAGCGATGTGATCCTGCGGGAGACCGTGGTGGTCGGTCTGATGGCGGGGACCGGGCTTGGAACCCAGTTGCAGGAAAGCCTCAGCTCATTTGCCTGGGATCAGATCGCCCTGTTGCTTGTGGCCTATGCGGCCCTCACCCTGGTGGGTGAAGATCTGAGCGACCGCGCCCGGCGGCGCCTGCTGTAA
- a CDS encoding GDSL-type esterase/lipase family protein translates to MLLAVPRKLIVLGDSGVYGWGDPEEGGWCERLRRHWMGLPGGPVLYSLGVRGDGLERVAARWASEFACRGELRRQQPQGILLSVGLNDTARIGRRDGRHQLDPEAFLFGLQQLLNQLKAAAPVLVLGLTPVDEHVMPFADLLWYSNEHVRQYEALLKEACMEADLPFLPLLDSLLADPSWLQWICPDGIHFNSEGHRQIYERVRHWSPLLSWANLQPTSAGTPLY, encoded by the coding sequence ATGCTGTTGGCCGTTCCCCGCAAATTGATCGTGCTTGGGGACAGCGGCGTCTACGGCTGGGGGGACCCCGAAGAGGGTGGCTGGTGCGAGCGCCTCAGGCGGCACTGGATGGGGCTGCCCGGCGGACCGGTGCTGTATTCCCTCGGCGTTCGCGGCGATGGTCTCGAGCGGGTGGCGGCGCGCTGGGCCAGCGAGTTCGCTTGCCGCGGGGAACTCAGGCGTCAGCAGCCCCAGGGGATCCTGCTCTCCGTCGGCCTCAACGACACCGCGCGAATCGGTCGCCGCGACGGGCGCCACCAACTCGATCCGGAGGCCTTTCTCTTCGGCCTCCAACAACTTCTCAACCAGCTCAAAGCGGCCGCACCGGTCCTGGTGCTGGGACTGACGCCCGTGGACGAGCACGTGATGCCCTTCGCGGATCTGCTCTGGTACAGCAATGAGCACGTCCGCCAGTACGAAGCGCTGCTGAAGGAGGCCTGCATGGAGGCCGATCTGCCCTTCCTGCCGCTACTGGACTCCCTGCTGGCGGATCCGAGCTGGCTGCAGTGGATCTGCCCCGATGGGATTCACTTCAACAGCGAGGGACATCGTCAGATCTACGAGCGGGTACGTCACTGGAGTCCGCTCTTGAGCTGGGCGAACCTTCAGCCCACCAGCGCCGGGACCCCCCTCTACTGA
- a CDS encoding sigma-70 family RNA polymerase sigma factor translates to MAVQDQQQWLLSRYLKDPNHAHRNAVVAANLPLVWKVARRESERSGHSFEDLAQEGARGLIKAVERFDPSLGNTLSTAAVPWIRGAMRHYLRDRCRVFSGARSVIELLQRGAALQRRRGQQGLSPMNDSALARALGCSQQRWQEAQALQTCLRVASLDHPGGGSDPETPLVEQLSDQQAPGQYGWLERCELRRQLWRGLKTLQASQRRLVLARVLQQRTWQDLGAMAGISARAAQRRYQQACGIVRQQLVGAS, encoded by the coding sequence ATGGCAGTCCAGGACCAACAGCAATGGCTCTTGAGCCGTTATCTCAAGGACCCCAACCACGCGCACCGCAACGCCGTCGTCGCCGCCAACCTGCCCCTGGTCTGGAAGGTGGCCCGGCGGGAAAGCGAACGCAGCGGCCACAGCTTTGAAGACCTGGCCCAAGAGGGCGCACGCGGTCTGATCAAGGCGGTCGAGCGCTTTGATCCAAGCCTGGGCAACACCCTGAGTACGGCCGCCGTTCCCTGGATTCGCGGCGCCATGCGTCACTACCTCAGGGACCGCTGCCGCGTCTTCAGCGGCGCCCGCAGCGTGATCGAGCTGCTGCAGCGGGGAGCAGCACTGCAGCGCCGGCGCGGGCAGCAGGGACTCAGCCCGATGAACGACAGCGCCCTGGCCCGGGCCCTCGGCTGCTCCCAGCAGCGCTGGCAGGAAGCCCAGGCTCTACAAACCTGCCTGCGGGTGGCGAGCCTGGATCATCCCGGCGGCGGGTCAGACCCCGAGACCCCCCTGGTGGAGCAACTCAGCGATCAACAGGCACCAGGCCAGTACGGCTGGCTCGAGCGCTGCGAACTGCGCCGTCAGCTCTGGAGGGGACTGAAAACCCTGCAGGCCAGTCAACGGCGACTGGTGCTAGCCCGGGTACTGCAGCAGCGGACCTGGCAGGACCTGGGTGCCATGGCAGGGATTAGTGCCCGTGCCGCCCAGCGGCGCTACCAGCAGGCCTGCGGCATCGTCCGTCAGCAACTGGTGGGCGCGAGCTAG
- a CDS encoding DUF92 domain-containing protein, whose amino-acid sequence MLDLQILLSPERLQHWLAALVINGVLIAAAQRLPLLTRSGWVHAGILGTLLLGSLDWPGWLAVALYLALGSLVTRLGYRRKQEQGLAEGRGGRRGPENVWGSAATGAALAVLSVWPMAPVILLKIGFAASFAAKLGDTCGSEIGKRWGRHTVSITNFQPVPPGTEGAISLEGTAASAAGSALMALVMLQLGLIQGGPTWLLVALVGLAATLMESLIGATVQDRFPWLSNELVNALQTLIAALLAMGLALRFALA is encoded by the coding sequence ATGCTCGATCTGCAGATCTTGCTCAGCCCAGAGCGCTTGCAGCACTGGCTGGCCGCCCTGGTGATTAATGGTGTGCTGATTGCCGCCGCCCAGCGGCTTCCCCTGTTGACGCGCTCCGGCTGGGTCCACGCGGGGATCCTCGGCACCCTGCTCCTCGGCAGCCTGGACTGGCCCGGTTGGTTGGCCGTGGCGCTTTACCTAGCCCTCGGCTCGCTGGTGACCCGTCTGGGCTACCGGCGTAAGCAGGAGCAGGGCTTGGCCGAGGGGCGTGGCGGCCGGCGCGGGCCTGAGAACGTCTGGGGATCGGCAGCGACTGGGGCCGCGTTGGCGGTGCTCAGCGTCTGGCCGATGGCGCCGGTGATCCTGCTCAAGATCGGCTTTGCCGCGAGCTTTGCCGCCAAGTTGGGCGACACCTGCGGCAGTGAGATCGGCAAGCGTTGGGGACGCCACACCGTTTCGATCACGAACTTCCAGCCCGTTCCCCCCGGCACCGAGGGAGCCATCAGCCTGGAGGGCACCGCCGCCAGTGCGGCGGGCAGCGCCTTGATGGCCCTGGTGATGCTCCAGTTGGGGTTGATTCAGGGCGGGCCGACCTGGTTGTTGGTGGCCCTGGTGGGGCTGGCGGCGACCTTGATGGAGAGCCTGATCGGCGCCACGGTCCAGGACCGCTTCCCCTGGCTGAGCAATGAGCTGGTCAATGCCCTGCAGACCCTGATTGCGGCCCTGCTGGCCATGGGGCTGGCGCTGCGCTTCGCCCTGGCCTAG
- a CDS encoding 16S rRNA (uracil(1498)-N(3))-methyltransferase has protein sequence MARELRRLLIAPERLASQIALTREEERYLTRVLRFSAGDRFAVVNGQGALWTAVLRQSACAELEQSLEAPLEQQPAPAPQLVLAAAVVKRDFEVVLRMAVELGVDRFIPLLCERTVVQGSLRLERWRSIAAEAAEQCERLWSPRIEEPMDVHQLLGLRDSAVPGFWATTRQQELPLLASVLADQPLERLSSLWLACGPEGGWSPSEEQAAEAAGWKPVDLGPRILRSSTACVSGLSSLSSARVARCGS, from the coding sequence ATGGCCCGGGAGCTGCGTCGGCTGTTGATTGCACCGGAGCGCCTGGCTTCGCAGATCGCGTTGACCCGTGAGGAGGAGCGCTATCTCACCCGCGTGCTGCGGTTCAGTGCCGGTGATCGCTTCGCCGTGGTCAACGGTCAGGGCGCGCTCTGGACGGCCGTGCTTCGGCAGTCCGCCTGCGCCGAGCTGGAGCAGAGCCTGGAGGCGCCCTTGGAGCAGCAGCCTGCACCGGCTCCCCAGCTGGTCTTGGCCGCTGCGGTGGTCAAGCGCGACTTTGAGGTGGTGTTGCGTATGGCCGTCGAGCTGGGGGTGGATCGCTTCATCCCGCTTCTCTGTGAGCGAACGGTCGTCCAGGGCAGCCTGCGGCTGGAGCGCTGGCGCAGCATTGCCGCTGAAGCGGCTGAGCAATGTGAACGGCTCTGGTCGCCGCGGATTGAGGAGCCGATGGACGTCCATCAGCTCCTGGGCCTGAGGGATTCAGCGGTTCCAGGGTTTTGGGCGACCACCCGTCAGCAAGAGCTGCCGCTGTTGGCTTCTGTGTTGGCCGATCAGCCCTTGGAGCGTCTCTCCAGCCTTTGGCTGGCCTGCGGCCCTGAGGGTGGCTGGTCCCCCAGCGAAGAACAGGCCGCCGAGGCGGCCGGATGGAAGCCCGTTGATCTGGGCCCTCGCATCCTGCGCAGCTCGACGGCCTGCGTGAGTGGCTTGAGCAGCCTGAGTAGTGCCCGCGTTGCGCGCTGCGGCAGCTAG
- a CDS encoding DUF3531 family protein has translation MEIRFREFDPFNCWLWLRFSNPPGQGERGYIETTLDSWFFLGKLGGFNAENLQVHEEGAEVSWMGYDAETAERAMPALMHNMGEIEYQGSWARCWLDLGTSDGFALDVLINTLRQIDSDVVQIEELLVGGANEDWPVEDHPESLFPVGAPDA, from the coding sequence ATGGAGATTCGTTTTCGAGAATTTGACCCCTTCAATTGCTGGCTGTGGTTGCGCTTCAGCAATCCCCCGGGCCAGGGGGAGCGGGGCTATATCGAGACCACCTTGGACAGTTGGTTCTTCCTGGGCAAGTTGGGTGGGTTCAACGCCGAGAACCTTCAGGTCCACGAGGAGGGCGCTGAGGTCAGCTGGATGGGCTACGACGCCGAGACGGCGGAGCGGGCCATGCCTGCACTGATGCACAACATGGGTGAAATCGAGTACCAGGGCTCCTGGGCTCGCTGCTGGTTGGATCTGGGCACCAGTGACGGCTTTGCCCTCGATGTCCTGATCAACACCCTGCGCCAGATCGATTCCGATGTGGTGCAGATCGAGGAGCTGCTTGTCGGTGGGGCCAATGAGGATTGGCCCGTGGAGGACCATCCCGAAAGCCTGTTCCCCGTCGGAGCCCCGGACGCGTAG